The Streptomyces sp. NL15-2K genome contains a region encoding:
- a CDS encoding TetR/AcrR family transcriptional regulator, producing MTNPTADRPLRSDAVRSRKLLREAAASAFAEEGTSVSIAQIAERAGIAKGTVFRHYATKEDLVAAIVCENTDTLVDTGERLEQAADAGEALRDFMTAIIEVQARDRAFCEVAAGIAHDQPAIRAGTERLEAIADALADRARRQGAIRRDITGQDVMLLVSGIYQTAAPLRSSHPQLWRRYLSLAFDGMRARNAADLPPFDAGH from the coding sequence ATGACGAACCCCACGGCGGACCGACCACTGCGCAGCGATGCCGTGCGCTCACGGAAACTGTTGCGCGAAGCGGCCGCGTCGGCCTTCGCCGAAGAGGGGACCAGCGTCTCCATCGCGCAGATCGCGGAACGGGCCGGGATCGCGAAAGGCACCGTGTTCCGCCACTACGCGACGAAGGAGGACCTGGTCGCCGCCATCGTCTGCGAGAACACCGACACACTCGTCGACACCGGTGAGCGGCTCGAGCAGGCCGCTGACGCCGGCGAGGCGCTGCGCGACTTCATGACCGCGATCATCGAAGTCCAGGCCCGCGACCGCGCCTTCTGTGAGGTCGCGGCCGGTATCGCGCACGACCAGCCGGCCATTCGAGCCGGGACCGAGCGGCTCGAGGCCATCGCCGACGCCCTGGCCGACCGGGCCCGTCGGCAGGGCGCCATTCGCCGCGACATCACCGGTCAGGACGTCATGCTGCTGGTCAGCGGCATCTACCAGACCGCCGCCCCCCTGCGGTCCTCGCATCCACAGCTGTGGCGGCGCTACCTCAGCCTGGCGTTCGACGGCATGCGGGCCAGGAACGCCGCCGACCTGCCGCCGTTCGACGCCGGCCACTGA